A single window of Deltaproteobacteria bacterium DNA harbors:
- a CDS encoding FHA domain-containing protein: protein MPAHLSLEIYQGSTLAETREFHRDIIKVGRLSSAHLRLDDEKVSRIHSVIEVNAVGEISIIDMGSAVGTLVNGERINKSLLKEGDEITVGGTRMVFHVHDLGKGDAPAAEAPAAAPTPAAAPAPAAAPAPAAAPAPAAA from the coding sequence ATGCCAGCGCACCTATCTCTCGAAATCTACCAGGGCAGCACGCTCGCCGAGACCCGGGAGTTCCACCGGGACATCATCAAGGTGGGGCGCCTCTCCTCGGCGCACCTCCGCCTCGACGACGAGAAGGTCTCCCGGATCCACTCGGTGATCGAGGTCAACGCCGTGGGCGAGATCTCCATCATCGACATGGGCTCGGCCGTGGGGACCCTGGTCAACGGTGAGCGGATCAACAAGTCCCTCCTGAAGGAGGGGGACGAGATCACCGTCGGGGGTACCCGGATGGTGTTCCACGTCCACGACCTGGGGAAGGGCGACGCCCCGGCCGCAGAGGCCCCGGCGGCGGCTCCGACCCCCGCGGCGGCCCCGGCCCCCGCGGCGGCTCCGGCCCCCGCGGCAGCGCCGGCCCCCGCGGCAGC
- the cglF gene encoding adventurous gliding motility protein CglF yields the protein MRRKFGLLGLAALILGGLLLVWPAGAAAQDVSYKKKTEYSFDEDTVSGDLTRPDGEYVEARKKVRHSNLIKIREHFRDKVLQSVGEL from the coding sequence ATGAGAAGGAAGTTCGGGCTTCTGGGCCTGGCGGCCCTGATCCTGGGTGGGCTCCTCCTGGTCTGGCCGGCCGGCGCGGCGGCACAGGACGTCTCCTACAAGAAGAAGACCGAATACAGCTTCGACGAGGACACGGTCTCGGGCGATCTCACCCGCCCCGACGGGGAGTACGTCGAGGCCCGGAAGAAGGTGAGGCACTCCAACCTCATCAAGATCCGGGAGCATTTCCGGGACAAGGTCCTGCAGTCGGTGGGCGAGCTCTAG
- the gltE gene encoding adventurous gliding motility TPR repeat lipoprotein GltE: MRKLELIVLPLALLLGACPGAQTKGDDPTNLSRPGKGAVDPAKIEADQKRAFEDGVRAITEQREAKVEDLQALDSKWSRVVRDAPDIGEVHHNHGVILERLGRLDEAEKAYRQALRVKPSLRQSAQNLAVIQEKRGNPEQAAKIYQQVLRVYPEDAAARARLAEVIRTRGDNDRAESLARAALERESDTAQAYVVLMKIELDRENPDMARLLALKAMKLTPDDPDLHFGMAWADLLQKKEASARRHLAKVLELDPQRLDAHLALLELARAHQDWAAVQQHLAPILEAEPENAAAWVLQGVARRAQGNPDEALASYEKALQIAPRMADAHLGMAVVYQRVRQEPKPAIEHAQKYLAIERDAPPNHLARKLIQEAEETIKVQEEAARMEAEAARMEEEMRRQEEEMKRQEEEAARKAAEEAAAREAAGEPAEGAPAEVEAAEGSPGEETPEAPAEGDTPPEDPPAEG; the protein is encoded by the coding sequence ATGAGGAAGCTCGAGCTCATCGTCCTCCCCCTCGCCCTGCTGCTCGGCGCCTGCCCCGGCGCCCAGACCAAGGGCGACGATCCCACCAACCTCTCCCGCCCCGGCAAGGGCGCGGTCGATCCGGCCAAGATCGAGGCCGATCAGAAGCGCGCCTTCGAGGACGGGGTCCGGGCCATCACCGAGCAGCGCGAGGCCAAGGTCGAGGACCTCCAGGCCCTCGACAGCAAGTGGTCCCGGGTGGTCCGCGACGCGCCCGACATCGGCGAGGTCCACCACAACCACGGCGTGATCCTCGAGCGCCTCGGCCGCCTCGACGAGGCCGAGAAGGCCTACCGCCAGGCCCTGCGGGTGAAGCCCTCCCTGCGGCAGTCCGCCCAGAACCTGGCGGTGATCCAGGAGAAGCGCGGCAACCCCGAGCAGGCGGCCAAGATCTACCAGCAGGTCCTGCGGGTCTATCCCGAGGACGCGGCCGCCCGGGCGCGGCTGGCCGAGGTGATCCGCACCCGGGGTGACAACGACCGGGCCGAGTCCCTGGCGCGCGCCGCCCTCGAGCGCGAGTCCGACACCGCCCAGGCCTACGTGGTGCTCATGAAGATCGAGCTCGATCGCGAGAACCCCGACATGGCCCGGCTGCTGGCCCTCAAGGCGATGAAGCTCACCCCCGACGATCCCGACCTGCACTTCGGGATGGCCTGGGCGGACCTCCTCCAGAAGAAGGAGGCCTCGGCGCGGCGCCACCTCGCCAAGGTGCTGGAGCTGGATCCGCAGCGCCTGGACGCTCATCTGGCGCTGCTGGAGCTGGCCCGGGCGCACCAGGACTGGGCTGCCGTGCAGCAGCACCTGGCACCGATCCTCGAGGCCGAGCCCGAGAACGCCGCCGCCTGGGTGCTGCAGGGCGTGGCCCGCCGTGCCCAGGGCAACCCCGACGAGGCCCTGGCCTCCTACGAGAAGGCCCTGCAGATCGCGCCGCGGATGGCCGATGCCCACCTGGGGATGGCCGTCGTCTACCAGCGGGTCCGCCAGGAGCCGAAGCCGGCCATCGAGCACGCTCAGAAGTACCTCGCCATCGAGCGGGACGCGCCGCCGAACCACCTCGCCCGCAAGCTCATCCAGGAGGCCGAGGAGACCATCAAGGTCCAGGAGGAGGCCGCCCGCATGGAGGCCGAGGCCGCCCGCATGGAGGAGGAGATGCGGCGGCAGGAGGAGGAGATGAAGCGGCAGGAAGAAGAGGCTGCCCGAAAGGCCGCCGAGGAGGCCGCGGCTCGCGAGGCCGCCGGCGAGCCGGCCGAGGGGGCGCCCGCCGAGGTTGAGGCCGCGGAGGGCAGCCCGGGGGAGGAGACCCCGGAGGCCCCGGCCGAGGGTGACACCCCGCCGGAGGATCCCCCCGCTGAGGGTTGA